Proteins encoded by one window of Paraburkholderia terrae:
- a CDS encoding NADP-dependent isocitrate dehydrogenase, whose amino-acid sequence MSNKQPTIIYTLTDEAPLLATSAFLPIIRTFTAPAGVNVETSDISVAGRILGEFAEFLTEEQRVPDNLAELGRLTQDPDTNIIKLPNISASVFQLISAIKELQSKGYKVPDYPEDPKNDEEKEIQKRYSKCLGSAVNPVLREGNSDRRAPAAVKNYAKKHPHSMAEWSMASRTHVAHMKHGDFYHGEKSITNDKAREVRMELVTKRGETIVLKPKIKLQDGEIVDSMFMSKKALVEFYEDQMEDARKTGVMLSLHVKATMMKVSHPIVFGHAVKVFYKDAFAKHAKLFDELGVNVNNGLVDLYTKIEALPESQRDEVIRDMHACHEHRPALAMVDSAKGISNLHAPNDVIVDASMPAMIRAGGKMWGADGRPADTKCLIPESTFARIYQEIINFCKTNGAFDPKTMGTVPNVGLMAQKAEEYGSHDKTFEIAEDGEARIVDNATGEVLSGLTQQVEQGDIWRMCLVKDAPIRDWVKLAVTRARNSGMPVVFWLDPYRPHENELIHKVQAYLKDHDTDGLEIHIMSQVRAMRYSLERVIRGLDTISATGNILRDYLTDLFPIMELGTSAKMLSIVPLMAGGGMYETGAGGSAPKHVKQLVEENHLRWDSLGEFLALAVSLEELGIKSGNARAKVLAKTLDAATGKLLDNNKSPSPKTGELDNRGSQFYLAMYWAQELAAQTDDAELAAKFGTLAKVLTENEKTIIGELADVQGKGVDIGGYYQPDFAKLEAVMRPSKTLNNALAAVTV is encoded by the coding sequence ATGAGTAACAAGCAACCTACGATCATCTACACCCTGACCGACGAAGCCCCGCTGCTCGCGACGAGTGCTTTTCTGCCGATCATCCGTACGTTTACCGCTCCGGCTGGCGTCAATGTCGAGACCAGCGACATCTCCGTGGCCGGCCGTATCCTCGGCGAGTTCGCGGAATTCCTGACGGAAGAACAGCGCGTGCCGGACAATCTGGCCGAGCTGGGCCGCCTCACGCAAGACCCGGACACGAACATCATCAAGCTGCCGAACATTTCGGCGTCGGTGTTCCAGCTGATCAGCGCGATCAAGGAACTGCAGTCGAAGGGCTACAAGGTTCCGGATTATCCGGAAGACCCGAAGAACGACGAAGAAAAAGAGATCCAGAAGCGTTACTCGAAGTGCCTCGGCAGCGCGGTGAACCCGGTTCTGCGCGAAGGCAATTCGGACCGCCGTGCGCCCGCCGCCGTCAAGAACTACGCGAAGAAGCACCCGCACAGCATGGCCGAGTGGAGCATGGCGTCGCGCACGCACGTCGCGCACATGAAGCATGGCGACTTCTACCACGGCGAAAAGTCGATCACCAACGACAAGGCACGTGAAGTCCGCATGGAACTCGTCACGAAGCGCGGCGAGACCATCGTGCTGAAGCCGAAGATCAAGCTGCAGGACGGCGAGATCGTCGACAGCATGTTCATGAGCAAGAAGGCGCTGGTCGAGTTCTATGAAGACCAGATGGAAGACGCACGCAAGACGGGCGTGATGCTGTCGCTGCACGTCAAGGCGACGATGATGAAGGTCTCGCACCCGATCGTCTTCGGCCACGCCGTCAAGGTGTTCTACAAGGACGCGTTCGCCAAGCACGCGAAGCTGTTCGACGAACTGGGCGTGAACGTCAACAACGGCCTCGTCGATCTGTACACGAAGATCGAAGCGCTGCCGGAATCGCAGCGCGATGAAGTGATCCGCGACATGCACGCGTGCCACGAGCACCGTCCGGCGCTGGCGATGGTCGATTCGGCCAAGGGCATCTCGAACCTGCACGCACCGAACGACGTGATCGTCGACGCATCGATGCCCGCGATGATCCGCGCGGGCGGCAAGATGTGGGGCGCCGACGGCCGTCCCGCCGACACGAAGTGCCTGATCCCGGAAAGCACGTTCGCGCGCATCTACCAGGAAATCATCAACTTCTGCAAGACCAACGGCGCATTCGATCCGAAGACGATGGGCACGGTGCCGAACGTCGGCCTGATGGCGCAGAAGGCGGAAGAATACGGCTCGCACGACAAGACCTTCGAGATCGCCGAAGACGGCGAAGCGCGCATCGTCGACAACGCGACGGGCGAAGTGCTGAGCGGCCTCACGCAGCAGGTCGAGCAGGGCGACATCTGGCGCATGTGCCTCGTGAAGGACGCGCCGATCCGCGACTGGGTCAAGCTCGCCGTCACGCGCGCGCGCAACTCGGGCATGCCCGTGGTGTTCTGGCTCGACCCGTACCGTCCGCACGAAAACGAGCTGATCCACAAGGTGCAGGCATACCTGAAGGATCACGACACGGATGGTCTCGAGATTCACATCATGTCGCAAGTGCGCGCGATGCGTTACTCGCTGGAGCGCGTGATTCGCGGCCTGGACACGATCTCGGCGACGGGCAACATCCTGCGCGACTACCTGACCGACCTGTTCCCGATCATGGAACTGGGCACGTCCGCGAAGATGCTGTCGATCGTTCCGCTGATGGCGGGCGGCGGCATGTACGAGACGGGTGCGGGCGGTTCGGCGCCGAAGCACGTCAAGCAGCTGGTCGAAGAGAACCACCTGCGGTGGGATTCGCTGGGTGAGTTTTTGGCGCTGGCTGTGTCGCTTGAAGAGCTTGGTATCAAGTCGGGGAATGCTCGCGCCAAGGTGCTGGCGAAGACGCTGGATGCTGCTACCGGCAAGCTGCTCGACAACAACAAGAGCCCGTCGCCGAAGACTGGCGAGCTCGATAACCGCGGCAGCCAGTTCTACCTGGCGATGTACTGGGCGCAGGAACTGGCCGCGCAGACGGATGACGCGGAACTTGCTGCCAAGTTTGGCACGCTGGCCAAGGTGCTGACGGAGAATGAGAAGACTATCATCGGTGAACTGGCGGACGTGCAGGGTAAGGGTGTTGATATCGGTGGCTATTACCAGCCGGATTTTGCGAAGCTGGAAGCGGTGATGCGGCCGAGTAAGACGCTGAATAACGCGCTGGCAGCGGTGACGGTTTAA
- a CDS encoding MBL fold metallo-hydrolase, producing MPFPLRLRLVCAAIVLSAASANCAVGAQQPDPSPDKLAESGIHHAPRTENGYENNDGPLARGSVWKWRWNRWTHGLPPPPANGYAFPVDHPDVAWIQANRSDDTMTWIGHATALLQINGVNVITDPMFSERASPFTFAGPKRRVPPGLALDELPHIDVVLISHSHYDHLDTASVEALNGQPGGPPLFLVPLGIKDWLAKKGITNAQELDWGDETSVAGLDFWFVPATHWSARSLTDRNETLWGGWVVKTPVGAAHPFSVYFAGDTGYSNDFKRIGAAFGCVDLALIPVGAYEPRWFMGPQHVDPQQAVQIFEDVHAKKAIGIHWGTFELTDEALDEPPKKLAEATHEAGLPDDAFTVLHHGQMIRLDTSADSHSTCSR from the coding sequence ATGCCCTTTCCGCTCCGCTTGCGCCTCGTCTGCGCCGCCATCGTTTTGAGCGCCGCGTCGGCGAATTGCGCCGTCGGCGCGCAGCAGCCCGATCCATCGCCCGACAAGCTCGCCGAAAGCGGCATCCATCACGCGCCTCGTACCGAGAACGGCTACGAGAACAACGACGGACCGCTCGCGCGCGGCTCGGTATGGAAATGGCGCTGGAACCGCTGGACGCACGGCTTGCCGCCACCGCCCGCGAACGGTTACGCGTTTCCCGTCGATCACCCCGACGTCGCGTGGATCCAGGCGAACCGCAGCGACGATACGATGACGTGGATCGGCCACGCGACCGCCTTGCTGCAGATCAACGGCGTCAATGTGATCACCGATCCGATGTTTTCCGAGCGCGCGTCGCCCTTCACGTTCGCCGGGCCGAAGCGGCGCGTGCCGCCCGGTCTCGCGCTCGACGAGTTGCCGCATATCGACGTCGTGCTGATCTCGCACAGCCACTACGACCACCTCGACACCGCGAGCGTCGAGGCGTTGAACGGGCAGCCTGGCGGGCCGCCGCTCTTTCTCGTGCCGCTCGGCATCAAGGACTGGCTCGCGAAAAAAGGCATCACGAACGCGCAGGAACTGGACTGGGGCGACGAAACCAGCGTTGCTGGCCTCGACTTCTGGTTCGTGCCCGCGACGCATTGGTCCGCGCGCAGCCTGACTGATCGCAACGAGACGCTGTGGGGCGGCTGGGTCGTGAAGACGCCAGTGGGCGCCGCGCATCCGTTCTCGGTGTATTTCGCGGGCGACACCGGCTACTCGAACGACTTCAAGCGGATCGGCGCCGCATTCGGTTGCGTCGATCTCGCGCTGATTCCCGTGGGTGCTTATGAGCCGCGCTGGTTCATGGGCCCTCAGCACGTGGACCCGCAGCAGGCCGTGCAGATCTTCGAGGACGTACACGCGAAAAAAGCGATCGGCATTCACTGGGGCACGTTCGAACTGACCGACGAGGCGCTCGACGAACCGCCGAAAAAACTCGCCGAAGCGACCCATGAAGCCGGCCTGCCCGATGACGCTTTCACGGTTCTCCATCACGGCCAGATGATCCGCCTCGACACATCGGCCGATTCACACTCGACGTGTTCGCGCTAA
- a CDS encoding DUF899 family protein codes for MSSASSLVPAAELAKRNGRHYPNESVEYRRARDALLAEEIELRRHIERVAEQRRALPPGGDVTGDYRFIGEAGPVDLAGLFGDKDTLVIYSYMFGPQRERPCPMCTSLLSAWDGEARDIAQRIALAVVARSPIERLVAFKKERGWRDLKLYSDVNGEYSRDFDAISDDGGDDAAFQVFTRRDGTIRHFYAAEMGFPTVDPGQDPRGAPDLMPMWTIFDMTPEGRDPHWYPKLDYAR; via the coding sequence ATGTCTTCTGCATCTTCTCTTGTGCCTGCCGCCGAACTGGCGAAGCGCAACGGCCGGCACTATCCGAACGAGAGCGTCGAATACCGGCGCGCCCGCGACGCGCTGCTCGCGGAGGAAATCGAGCTGCGTCGTCACATCGAACGCGTCGCGGAACAGCGCCGCGCGCTGCCGCCGGGCGGCGACGTGACGGGCGATTACCGCTTCATCGGCGAAGCGGGGCCCGTCGATCTCGCCGGGCTGTTCGGCGACAAGGACACGCTCGTGATCTACAGCTACATGTTCGGACCGCAGCGCGAGCGGCCTTGTCCGATGTGTACGTCGCTACTGAGCGCGTGGGACGGCGAGGCGCGCGACATCGCACAGCGCATCGCGCTGGCCGTGGTCGCCCGTTCGCCGATCGAGCGGCTCGTGGCGTTCAAGAAGGAGCGCGGCTGGCGCGATCTGAAGCTGTATTCGGACGTGAATGGCGAGTACAGCCGCGACTTCGACGCGATCTCCGACGACGGCGGCGACGACGCGGCGTTTCAGGTCTTCACGCGTCGCGACGGCACGATCCGGCATTTTTATGCGGCTGAGATGGGATTCCCGACCGTCGATCCCGGCCAGGACCCGCGCGGCGCACCGGATCTGATGCCGATGTGGACGATCTTCGACATGACGCCCGAGGGGCGCGATCCGCATTGGTATCCAAAGCTCGACTACGCGCGGTGA
- a CDS encoding glutathione S-transferase family protein, translating to MTLKLYAHPFSSYCQKALTALYENGTPFDYRRLDEPGAMDELAARWPIRRFPVLVDAGRTIAEATVIIEHLGLHHPGPVQLLPDDPRAALEVRFMDRFFDNYIATPQQKIVFDSLRDESERDARGVADARAQLEVAYAWLDNTMRDREWAAGERFSLADCGAAPFLFYAEWTHQIDPKFEYVIGYRKRLLKRPSFARAVEEARPYRHLFPLGMPEHD from the coding sequence ATGACCTTGAAGCTCTACGCCCATCCGTTTTCTTCGTACTGCCAGAAGGCGCTCACCGCGCTTTACGAGAACGGCACGCCGTTCGACTACCGCCGGCTCGACGAACCCGGCGCGATGGACGAACTCGCTGCGCGCTGGCCCATCCGGCGCTTTCCGGTGCTCGTCGACGCGGGACGCACGATCGCCGAGGCGACCGTCATCATCGAGCATCTCGGCTTGCATCATCCCGGCCCGGTTCAACTGCTTCCCGACGATCCGCGCGCGGCGCTCGAAGTACGCTTCATGGATCGTTTCTTCGACAACTACATTGCCACGCCGCAGCAGAAGATCGTCTTCGACAGCCTGCGCGACGAGAGCGAACGCGATGCGCGCGGTGTCGCCGATGCGCGCGCGCAGCTCGAGGTCGCGTATGCGTGGCTCGACAACACGATGAGAGACCGCGAGTGGGCGGCAGGCGAGCGCTTCAGTCTCGCGGATTGCGGCGCCGCGCCGTTTCTCTTCTATGCCGAGTGGACGCACCAGATCGATCCGAAATTCGAATACGTGATTGGGTATCGCAAGCGTCTGTTGAAGCGGCCTTCGTTCGCGCGCGCCGTCGAGGAAGCACGGCCGTATCGTCATCTGTTTCCGCTCGGCATGCCGGAACACGACTGA
- a CDS encoding FprA family A-type flavoprotein has translation MTVTNAVSGTNVHEVADSIYRINTPVFFEGGPGGFSFNQYLIVDDAPLLFHTGPRRMFALVREAVASVLPPERLRHIAFSHVEADECGSLNEWLTAAPQAQPLCSGVAKLVSIDDLADRPARGLEDGETVDLGRHRLRWLATPHLPHAWECGMLFDETTQTLLCGDLFTQGGADLPAVTGADILGPSEAFRRSMDYYSHTKHGDAMLERLAALEPHTLACMHGSAWQGDGAALLRALAVSLRE, from the coding sequence ATGACGGTCACCAATGCGGTGTCGGGCACCAACGTCCATGAAGTCGCGGACAGCATTTACCGGATCAACACGCCTGTGTTCTTCGAGGGCGGGCCGGGCGGCTTCTCCTTCAACCAGTATCTGATCGTCGACGACGCGCCGCTGTTGTTCCATACCGGCCCGCGCAGGATGTTCGCGCTCGTGCGCGAAGCGGTGGCGTCAGTGTTGCCGCCCGAACGGCTGCGGCATATCGCGTTCTCGCATGTCGAAGCGGACGAGTGCGGCTCGCTCAATGAATGGCTTACCGCCGCGCCCCAAGCGCAGCCGCTGTGCAGCGGCGTCGCCAAGCTGGTGTCCATCGACGATCTCGCCGATCGGCCCGCGCGCGGTCTCGAAGACGGCGAAACCGTCGATCTCGGACGCCACCGTCTGCGCTGGCTCGCGACGCCGCATCTGCCGCATGCATGGGAATGCGGGATGCTTTTCGACGAGACGACGCAGACGCTGCTGTGCGGCGATCTGTTCACGCAAGGCGGCGCCGACTTGCCCGCCGTGACGGGCGCGGACATACTCGGTCCGAGCGAGGCGTTCCGGCGCAGCATGGATTACTACTCGCACACGAAACACGGCGACGCGATGCTGGAGCGGCTCGCCGCACTCGAGCCGCACACGCTTGCGTGCATGCACGGCAGCGCGTGGCAGGGCGACGGCGCGGCGCTGCTTCGCGCGCTGGCGGTCTCGCTGCGCGAGTGA
- a CDS encoding DOPA 4,5-dioxygenase family protein, protein MTAIASWHAHVYFDQATRDAAWTLRETIEAQFQGRFQMGRFHERPVGPHPMWSYQLAFGPELLAELFGWLALNHGALDVFIHPNTGDALRDHRDCAAWIGRSYQLNLAALGG, encoded by the coding sequence ATGACGGCAATCGCCAGCTGGCACGCGCATGTGTACTTCGATCAGGCGACGCGCGACGCCGCATGGACGCTGCGCGAAACCATCGAAGCGCAGTTTCAGGGCAGATTCCAAATGGGGCGTTTTCACGAGCGCCCCGTCGGTCCGCATCCGATGTGGTCGTATCAGCTTGCTTTCGGCCCCGAACTGCTCGCGGAACTGTTCGGATGGCTCGCGCTCAATCACGGCGCGCTCGACGTATTCATCCATCCGAACACGGGCGACGCGCTGCGCGATCACCGCGATTGCGCGGCGTGGATCGGGCGCTCGTACCAGTTGAATCTCGCCGCGTTAGGCGGTTAG
- a CDS encoding phytoene/squalene synthase family protein has protein sequence MSSSTRAFLLGPLLKGVSRSFYLTLRILPAGMRDPIGLAYLLARAADTIADTALIPPEQRLALLLALREQVNGATDDGELAQRLANEVAGQQTQSDEKVLLESIAPALDVLQQLDAADRAAVREIVTTLTTGMEFDLRTFPDERSGRIIALREWDELDRYTYLVAGCVGEFWTKMTYAHLPGTLKTDEPTMLERGVRFGKALQMTNVLRDCGKDLRIGRCYLPSTMLDRYGLTPQMLLEPQASQRAQPLMHELVRKSLDHFRAALDYTLAIPRFSLRLRLACVWPIVIGLETLLLLVDNAHWLEPAKVSKIQRKQVYGILARSLPVSVSDAGLRSWIEGLIRAIESRIGVR, from the coding sequence ATGTCCAGTTCCACTCGGGCCTTTTTGCTGGGTCCGTTGCTCAAAGGGGTTTCCCGTTCCTTCTATCTGACGTTGCGCATTCTGCCCGCCGGCATGCGCGATCCCATCGGCCTCGCGTATCTGCTTGCGCGCGCCGCCGACACGATCGCCGATACCGCGCTGATTCCGCCCGAACAACGGCTCGCGCTGTTGCTCGCGTTGCGCGAACAGGTCAACGGCGCGACCGACGACGGCGAGCTTGCGCAGCGCCTCGCGAACGAAGTGGCGGGCCAGCAGACGCAATCGGATGAAAAGGTCTTGCTCGAATCGATCGCGCCCGCGCTCGACGTGCTCCAGCAACTCGACGCGGCCGACCGCGCCGCGGTGCGCGAGATCGTCACGACGCTGACGACGGGCATGGAATTCGACCTGCGCACCTTCCCCGACGAACGCTCGGGCCGCATCATCGCACTGCGCGAATGGGACGAACTGGATCGCTACACGTATCTGGTCGCCGGCTGCGTCGGCGAGTTCTGGACGAAGATGACCTACGCGCATCTGCCCGGCACGCTGAAAACCGACGAGCCCACGATGCTCGAACGCGGCGTGCGCTTCGGCAAGGCGCTGCAGATGACCAACGTGCTGCGCGATTGCGGCAAGGATTTGCGCATCGGCCGCTGCTATCTGCCGTCCACGATGCTCGACCGCTACGGCCTGACGCCGCAGATGTTGCTGGAGCCGCAAGCATCGCAGCGCGCGCAACCCTTGATGCACGAACTGGTGCGCAAGTCGCTCGATCACTTCCGCGCCGCGCTCGACTACACGCTCGCCATTCCGCGTTTCTCGCTGCGCTTGCGCCTCGCGTGCGTGTGGCCGATCGTGATCGGACTCGAAACGTTGCTGCTGCTCGTCGATAACGCGCACTGGCTGGAGCCGGCGAAAGTATCGAAGATCCAGCGCAAGCAGGTGTACGGCATTCTCGCGCGCTCGCTGCCTGTGTCGGTGTCGGATGCGGGGCTGCGTAGCTGGATCGAAGGGCTGATCCGGGCGATCGAATCGCGCATCGGCGTTCGATAA
- a CDS encoding ABC transporter ATP-binding protein — protein sequence MASKKLDFGAQAFRSVLGFTFLHWRKQPVRVVGIALFALSAALADVLTPLFAGRLVDALASGSTLGKDVASHPALVAFGVLIALGIGGTLLRQLVYRSIIVMTLKMMSEICANAFHRVQRFSTDWHANSFAGSTVRKITRGIWALDLLNDTLLIALLPSLLMLAGSTVLLGFHWPVMGLVVGVGSLTYVAVTVALSLGYVAPAARLGNLWDTRMGGSLADAVSCNAVVKAFGAEEREESRLDRVIAKWRQRTRRTWQRGTTNGGVQGGMLALMQAAILGAALLLWLRDEASVGDITYALTTFFVLQGYLRDVGMHVRNLQRSVNDMEELVALEREPLGIEDKRGAPAIDIEQGEIRFEHVTFRYGAQRTALYNDFSLRIAPGERIGLVGHSGSGKTTFIKLIQRLYDIDEGRITIDGQNIADVQQASLRQHIAIVQQEPVLFHRSLAENIAYARPGASFDDIVQAAKLASAHDFIDALPHGYDTLVGERGVKLSGGERQRVAIARAFLADAPILIFDEATSSLDSESEVLIQQAMERLMVGRTTLVVAHRLSTVRALDRLLVLDKGRVVEEGSHEQLIRIDGGVYRRLFERQALELTKGLLDDGPVRGSERFASDPSLIAGK from the coding sequence ATGGCTAGCAAAAAACTCGACTTTGGCGCGCAAGCGTTCAGAAGCGTTCTCGGCTTCACTTTCCTTCACTGGCGCAAGCAGCCCGTGCGCGTCGTCGGCATTGCGCTGTTCGCGCTGTCGGCCGCGCTCGCGGACGTGCTCACGCCGCTGTTCGCGGGCCGTCTGGTCGACGCGCTCGCATCGGGCAGCACACTCGGCAAGGACGTCGCGTCGCATCCGGCGCTGGTCGCGTTCGGCGTGCTGATCGCGCTTGGCATTGGCGGCACGTTGCTGCGGCAACTGGTCTATCGCAGCATCATCGTGATGACGCTCAAGATGATGAGTGAGATCTGCGCGAACGCGTTTCATCGCGTGCAGCGCTTTTCGACCGACTGGCATGCGAACAGCTTCGCCGGCTCGACGGTGCGCAAGATCACGCGCGGCATCTGGGCGCTCGACCTGCTCAACGACACGCTGCTGATCGCGCTGCTGCCTTCGCTGCTGATGCTCGCCGGATCGACGGTGCTGCTCGGCTTTCACTGGCCCGTGATGGGCCTCGTGGTCGGTGTCGGCTCGCTCACGTATGTCGCGGTAACGGTCGCGCTGTCGCTCGGCTACGTTGCGCCCGCCGCGCGTCTCGGCAATCTGTGGGACACGCGCATGGGCGGCTCGCTCGCCGACGCCGTCAGCTGTAACGCCGTGGTCAAGGCGTTCGGCGCGGAAGAGCGCGAGGAAAGCCGGCTAGATCGCGTGATTGCCAAGTGGCGGCAGCGCACGCGCCGCACGTGGCAGCGCGGCACGACCAATGGCGGCGTACAGGGCGGCATGCTGGCGCTGATGCAGGCGGCTATTCTCGGCGCGGCGCTGCTGCTGTGGCTGCGCGACGAAGCGAGCGTCGGCGACATCACGTATGCGCTGACCACCTTCTTCGTGCTGCAAGGCTATCTGCGCGATGTCGGGATGCACGTGCGCAACCTGCAACGCTCGGTGAACGACATGGAGGAACTCGTCGCGCTCGAACGCGAGCCGCTCGGCATCGAAGACAAACGCGGCGCGCCCGCCATCGATATCGAGCAAGGCGAAATCCGCTTCGAGCACGTGACGTTCCGCTATGGCGCGCAGCGCACGGCGCTCTACAACGACTTCTCACTGCGCATCGCGCCGGGCGAGCGGATCGGTCTCGTCGGACATTCAGGCTCGGGCAAGACGACGTTCATCAAGCTGATCCAGCGCCTGTACGATATCGACGAAGGCCGCATCACGATCGATGGGCAGAACATCGCCGACGTGCAGCAGGCGTCGCTGCGCCAGCACATCGCGATCGTGCAGCAGGAGCCCGTGCTGTTCCACCGCTCGCTGGCGGAGAACATCGCGTACGCGCGGCCCGGCGCATCGTTCGATGACATCGTGCAGGCGGCGAAGCTCGCCAGCGCGCACGACTTCATCGATGCGCTGCCGCATGGCTACGACACGCTGGTCGGAGAACGCGGCGTGAAGCTGTCGGGCGGCGAGCGCCAGCGGGTCGCGATCGCGCGGGCGTTCCTCGCCGACGCGCCGATCCTGATCTTCGACGAAGCCACGTCGAGCCTCGACAGCGAAAGCGAGGTGCTGATCCAGCAGGCAATGGAGCGGCTGATGGTCGGACGCACGACGCTCGTCGTCGCGCATCGGCTGTCGACGGTACGCGCGCTCGACCGTCTGCTAGTGCTGGACAAGGGCCGCGTGGTCGAGGAAGGCAGCCACGAGCAACTGATCCGGATTGACGGCGGCGTGTACCGTCGGCTGTTCGAACGTCAGGCGCTCGAGTTGACCAAGGGCCTGCTCGACGATGGACCGGTGCGCGGCAGCGAGCGGTTTGCCAGCGATCCGAGCCTGATCGCCGGCAAATAA
- a CDS encoding pyridoxal-phosphate dependent enzyme: protein MTLHIDTPLLESQPLSQHLGRRVLLKMDALQPPGSFKIRGIGYAAEEHAKRGKRRFVSSSGGNAGIAVAYAGRALSIPVTVVVPQSTGERAKELIRLQGADVIVHGATWQEANAFALEQVGPDDAFIHPFDDPLLWHGHASMIDEVVRAGAKFDAVVLSVGGGGLMAGAIEGLRRNGLGHVPLIAVETEGASSLAQSVRAGKRIELPGITSVATSLGAKQVCEQAFMLTQTHPVECVVVSDKEAVDASRRFVDDHRVLVEPACGASLALVYRQTEALQRFESVLVIVCGGAATTVEQLERWHREMA from the coding sequence ATGACACTGCACATCGACACCCCGCTTCTCGAATCCCAACCGCTCAGCCAGCATTTGGGCCGCCGCGTGCTGCTCAAGATGGACGCGCTGCAGCCGCCCGGCTCGTTCAAGATCCGCGGCATCGGCTACGCGGCCGAAGAGCATGCGAAGCGTGGCAAACGCCGCTTCGTGTCTTCGTCGGGCGGCAATGCGGGCATCGCGGTCGCGTATGCGGGCCGCGCGCTGTCGATTCCCGTCACGGTCGTCGTGCCGCAAAGCACGGGCGAGCGCGCAAAGGAACTAATCCGCCTGCAGGGCGCGGACGTGATCGTGCATGGCGCGACCTGGCAGGAAGCGAACGCGTTCGCGCTCGAACAGGTCGGTCCCGACGACGCCTTCATCCATCCGTTCGACGATCCGCTCTTGTGGCACGGCCATGCGTCGATGATCGACGAGGTCGTGCGCGCGGGTGCGAAGTTCGATGCCGTTGTGCTGTCGGTCGGCGGCGGCGGGCTGATGGCGGGCGCTATTGAAGGGCTGCGGCGCAACGGTCTTGGCCATGTGCCACTGATCGCAGTTGAAACGGAAGGCGCGTCGTCGCTCGCGCAATCGGTGCGCGCCGGGAAGCGGATCGAGCTGCCGGGCATTACGAGCGTCGCGACGTCGCTGGGCGCGAAGCAGGTCTGCGAGCAGGCGTTCATGCTCACGCAGACGCATCCTGTCGAATGCGTGGTGGTGTCGGACAAGGAAGCCGTGGATGCGTCGCGCCGTTTCGTCGACGATCACCGTGTGCTGGTCGAACCTGCGTGTGGAGCGAGCCTCGCCCTCGTCTATCGGCAGACGGAAGCGCTACAGCGTTTCGAAAGCGTGCTCGTGATCGTGTGCGGCGGCGCGGCTACGACCGTCGAGCAACTGGAGCGCTGGCATCGCGAGATGGCGTGA